From the Macaca nemestrina isolate mMacNem1 chromosome 7, mMacNem.hap1, whole genome shotgun sequence genome, one window contains:
- the LOC105491693 gene encoding calpain-3 isoform X4 translates to MHGNRQHLQKDFFLYNASRARSKTYINMREVSQRFRLPPSEYVIVPSTYEPHQEGEFILRVFSEKRNLSEEVENTISVDRPVKKKKTKPIIFVSDRANSNKELGVDQESEEGKGKTSPDKQEQSPQPQPGSSDQESEEQQQFRNIFKQIAGDDMEICADELKKVLNTVVNKHKDLKTHGFTLESCRSMIALMDTDGSGKLNLQEFHHLWNKIKAWQKIFKHYDTDQSGTINSYEMRNAVNDAGFHLNNQLYDIITMRYADKHMNIDFDSFICCFVRLEGMFRAFHAFDKDGDGIIKLNVLEWLQLTMYA, encoded by the exons ATGCACGGGAACAGGCAGCACCTGCAGAAGGACTTCTTCCTGTACAACGCCTCGAGGGCCAGGAGCAAAACCTACATCAACATGCGGGAGGTGTCTCAGCGCTTCCGCCTGCCTCCCAGCGAGTATGTCATCGTGCCCTCCACCTACGAGCCCCACCAGGAGGGGGAATTCATCCTCCGGGTCTTCTCTGAAAAGAGGAACCTCTCCGA GGAAGTTGAAAATACAATCTCCGTGGATCGGCCAGTG aaaaagaaaaaaaccaag cCCATCATCTTCGTTTCGGACAGAGCAAACAGCAACAAGGAGCTGGGTGTGGACCAGGAGTCAGAGGAGGGCAAAGGCAAAACAAGCCCTGATAAGCAAGAGCAGTCCCCACAG CCACAGCCTGGCAGCTCTGACCAGGAAAGTGAGGAACAGCAACAATTCCGGAACATTTTCAAGCAGATAGCAGGAGAC gACATGGAAATCTGTGCAGATGAGCTCAAGAAGGTCCTTAACACAGTCGTGAACAAAC ACAAGGACCTGAAGACACACGGGTTCACACTGGAGTCCTGCCGTAGCATGATTGCGCTCATGGAT ACAGATGGCTCTGGGAAGCTCAACCTGCAAGAGTTCCACCACCTCTGGAACAAGATTAAGGCCTGGCAG aaaattttcaaacactATGACACAGACCAGTCTGGCACCATTAACAGCTACGAGATGCGAAATGCAGTCAATGACGCAG GATTCCACCTCAACAACCAGCTCTACGACATCATTACCATGCGGTACGCAGACAAACACATGAACATCGACTTCGACAGTTTCATCTGCTGCTTCGTCAGGCTGGAGGGCATGTTCA GAGCTTTTCATGCATTTGACAAGGATGGAGACGGTATCATCAAACTCAATGTTCTGGAG TGGCTGCAGCTCACCATGTATGCCTGA
- the LOC105491693 gene encoding calpain-3 isoform X3, producing the protein MEDFTGGVTEFFEIRDAPSDMHKIMKKAIERGSLMGCSIDDGTNMTYGTSPSGLNMGELIARMVRNMDNSLFRDSDLDPRASVERPTRTIVPVQYETRMACGLVRGHAYSVTGLDEVLFKGEKVKLVRLRNPWGQVEWNGSWSDGWKDWSFVDKDEKARLQHQVTEDGEFWMSYEDFIYHFTKLEICNLTADALQSDKLQTWTVSVNEGRWVRGCSAGGCRNFPDTFWTNPQYRLKLLEEDDDPDDSEVICSFLVALMQKNRRKDRKLGANLFTIGFAIYEVPKEMHGNRQHLQKDFFLYNASRARSKTYINMREVSQRFRLPPSEYVIVPSTYEPHQEGEFILRVFSEKRNLSEEVENTISVDRPVKKKKTKPIIFVSDRANSNKELGVDQESEEGKGKTSPDKQEQSPQPQPGSSDQESEEQQQFRNIFKQIAGDDMEICADELKKVLNTVVNKHKDLKTHGFTLESCRSMIALMDTDGSGKLNLQEFHHLWNKIKAWQKIFKHYDTDQSGTINSYEMRNAVNDAGFHLNNQLYDIITMRYADKHMNIDFDSFICCFVRLEGMFRAFHAFDKDGDGIIKLNVLEWLQLTMYA; encoded by the exons ATGGAGGACTTCACAGGAGGGGTGACAGAGTTTTTTGAGATCAGGGACGCTCCTAGTGACATGCACAAGATCATGAAGAAAGCCATCGAGAGAGGCTCCCTCATGGGCTGCTCCATTGAT GATGGCACGAACATGACCTATGGAACCTCTCCTTCTGGTCTGAACATGGGAGAGCTGATTGCACGGATGGTGAGGAATATGGATAACTCGCTGTTCCGGGACTCAGACCTCGACCCCAGAGCCTCAGTTGAAAGACCGACCCGG ACAATCGTTCCCGTTCAGTATGAGACAAGAATGGCCTGCGGGCTGGTCAGAGGTCACGCCTACTCTGTCACGGGGCTGGATGAG GTCCTGTTCAAAGGTGAGAAAGTGAAGCTGGTGCGGCTGCGGAATCCCTGGGGCCAGGTGGAGTGGAACGGCTCTTGGAGTGATGG TTGGAAGGACTGGAGCTTTGTGGACAAAGATGAGAAGGCCCGTCTGCAGCACCAGGTCACTGAGGATGGAGAGTTCTG GATGTCCTATGAGGATTTCATCTACCATTTCACAAAGTTGGAGATCTGCAACCTCACGGCCGACGCTCTGCAGTCTGACAAGCTTCAGACCTGGACAGTGTCTGTGAACGAGGGCCGCTGGGTGCGGGGTTGCTCAGCCGGAGGCTGCCGCAACTTCCCAG ATACTTTCTGGACCAACCCTCAGTACCGTCTGAAGCTCCTGGAGGAGGACGATGACCCTGACGACTCGGAGGTGATTTGCAGCTTCCTGGTGGCGCTGATGCAGAAGAACCGGCGCAAGGACCGGAAGCTGGGGGCCAATCTCTTCACCATCGGCTTCGCCATCTATGAG GTTCCCAAAGAG ATGCACGGGAACAGGCAGCACCTGCAGAAGGACTTCTTCCTGTACAACGCCTCGAGGGCCAGGAGCAAAACCTACATCAACATGCGGGAGGTGTCTCAGCGCTTCCGCCTGCCTCCCAGCGAGTATGTCATCGTGCCCTCCACCTACGAGCCCCACCAGGAGGGGGAATTCATCCTCCGGGTCTTCTCTGAAAAGAGGAACCTCTCCGA GGAAGTTGAAAATACAATCTCCGTGGATCGGCCAGTG aaaaagaaaaaaaccaag cCCATCATCTTCGTTTCGGACAGAGCAAACAGCAACAAGGAGCTGGGTGTGGACCAGGAGTCAGAGGAGGGCAAAGGCAAAACAAGCCCTGATAAGCAAGAGCAGTCCCCACAG CCACAGCCTGGCAGCTCTGACCAGGAAAGTGAGGAACAGCAACAATTCCGGAACATTTTCAAGCAGATAGCAGGAGAC gACATGGAAATCTGTGCAGATGAGCTCAAGAAGGTCCTTAACACAGTCGTGAACAAAC ACAAGGACCTGAAGACACACGGGTTCACACTGGAGTCCTGCCGTAGCATGATTGCGCTCATGGAT ACAGATGGCTCTGGGAAGCTCAACCTGCAAGAGTTCCACCACCTCTGGAACAAGATTAAGGCCTGGCAG aaaattttcaaacactATGACACAGACCAGTCTGGCACCATTAACAGCTACGAGATGCGAAATGCAGTCAATGACGCAG GATTCCACCTCAACAACCAGCTCTACGACATCATTACCATGCGGTACGCAGACAAACACATGAACATCGACTTCGACAGTTTCATCTGCTGCTTCGTCAGGCTGGAGGGCATGTTCA GAGCTTTTCATGCATTTGACAAGGATGGAGACGGTATCATCAAACTCAATGTTCTGGAG TGGCTGCAGCTCACCATGTATGCCTGA